TTTTGAGTGATTTGGTAGTACTTTCTTTTGCGTCCCTGAGCAGATTTATGCCAATTCGAAGTTATAAACCCCTGCTTTTCCAAACGATGCAAAACCGGATACAATGCTCCTTCTCTCCATTCAATCTTATCATCCGATAATCGTTTTACTTCTTGAATGATTGCGTACCCATAGTTCTCACCCTTACTGAGCACACCCAGAACAATGGGTTTAGAAGAAGCAGCTGATAATTCTCTAGAAATCATTTTTTACCTCGATGATCTATGCAAGATACAAACAAATACATAGATGATCAAGGTGTCAAAATAATTCATACTAGAACCTATAAAAACCTTCAAAGCTGAGGCCCTTTTTTTAGATCGTGAGCTGTATTCAGAAATGCTCCTTGTTTCTCAGGCGATCAGCGTTAGTTCGAAACCGCACCCACATTATATCCTTTCTGGGATAGGCTTTATATACATAAACAAAATGGGCCAGCTGTGAAATAACTGGCCCATTTTGTACTTAAAACGAAAACAATGTAAAGAGAACATCGACAGTGTCAGGCTACTTCGAGAAAGCTCTTTAACATCCACACGGTTTTTTCGTGCACCTGGATACGGGCGATCATCAAGTCTTCTGTTTCCGAATCATTTGCATCGCCGGCGGCATCACGCGCAGCTTTGAGGTCAGCAAGTAGTTTCTCGTTGGCATTGACCAGGTGTTGAACCATCGCTGTGGCACCTGCGTCTTCAGCAATTTCTTCGATGCCGGCCATTTTCGAAAGATTGGATAACCCACCGGGTGCCAGCGCACCTTTTGCGCGGATCCGCTCTGCAATTTCATCTACAGCTACAAAGAGTTCATTGTACTGTTCTTCAAAAGCGGTATGCAGCGAAAAAAAGGAAGGACCGCGAACATTCCAGTGGCAAAGATGGGTCTGGCCGATCAGGGCATAGGTATCAGCAACAACTAGTCGGAGTGCATCAACTACAGGTTGATTCATGTATCTATGGGTGGATTTTTTTCTTTATTAATGGACACTAATAGTACACGACAGCCCGCTTCTGCAACCAATTATTGGCCAC
This sequence is a window from Bacteroidota bacterium. Protein-coding genes within it:
- a CDS encoding PadR family transcriptional regulator, which produces MISRELSAASSKPIVLGVLSKGENYGYAIIQEVKRLSDDKIEWREGALYPVLHRLEKQGFITSNWHKSAQGRKRKYYQITQKGLRELAAEKEQWHVANAVLGQLWGPKLCLD
- a CDS encoding DNA starvation/stationary phase protection protein, with the protein product MNQPVVDALRLVVADTYALIGQTHLCHWNVRGPSFFSLHTAFEEQYNELFVAVDEIAERIRAKGALAPGGLSNLSKMAGIEEIAEDAGATAMVQHLVNANEKLLADLKAARDAAGDANDSETEDLMIARIQVHEKTVWMLKSFLEVA